CGGGAATTCGCCCCGGCGGGCGAGTTACTTTCTTTGTCTCGCCAAAGAAAGTAACCAAAGAAAGGCGACCCCACTGCGCGTGTCCCTCCGCTTCGCTACGGGCAACCTGCGGTGCTCGCTTCAGGCGGGGTCCGCGCAAACTCGCTTCGCTCAAACACGCGCGGCCCTTAATCCGCCTGAAGCTGCGCTCCTCGGCACGCGCAGAGGGGATATGGGACGGGCCATCGCTTCGCTCGGCCACCAACGGCTTCGCTGCGCGAAGCCTCGAACAGGGGCATGCGAACAGGTACGAACATGTGCATGTGCATGTGCATGTGCATGTGCATGTGCATGTGCGCGAGAGTCAGCGTGAGCAAGGACCCAGAGCTCACGTCAACCTGCACACCACACAAGGACGCGCCACGGCGCGTTGGACTCCAAGTCCCCTCTGGCCGCGCCGAGGAGCGCAGCTTTTCGCGGATAAAGGGCCGCGCGTGTTTGAGCGAAGCGAGTTTGCGCGGACCCCGCGAAAAGCGAGCACCGCAGGTTGCCCCGTAGCGAAGCGAAGGGGTCGCGGCCAGTGGGGTCGCCTTTTCTTTGGTTACTTTCTTTTGGCGAGACAAAAGAAAGTGACTCGGCTGCCGGGACGACGCCCCGGCTCCTGCCTCAACACACCAGCAACGTACGAATCGACAGCCCGGTGCCTCCACCCCAACTCTCCCCCGAAGGGCCAGAGACCAAGACAAGAGGCTTCCACATGACCGCCGCAGCCCCAGGCTCCGTCGCCAGCCACCACTACTTCGACCGCGACTTCGACCGCATGGCGGTCAAGCTGCTGCCCTCGGAGTACTACGTCACCGCCGCCGACACAGTGATGACCACCGTGCTGGGCTCCTGCGTGGCGGCCTGCCTGGTCGACCGCGACGCCGGCGTCGCCGGCATGAATCACTTCATGCTGCCGGAGGACGGCGAGCCCGGCACCCGGGGCCAGGCCGAGTCGATGCGCTACGGCGCCTACGCGATGGACGTGCTGATCCGCGAGCTGCTGCGTGCCGGCGCACGGCGCGATCGCCTGCAGGCCAAGGTCTTCGGCGGCGCCGCGGTGCTCGCCAACATGACCACGCTGAACATCGGCGACCGCAACGCCGACTTCGTGCTGCGCTATCTGGAGACGGAGCGCATCACCGTCGCCGCCCAGGACCTGCGCGGCCCGCACGCGCGCCGCGTGTGCCTGCTGCCGCACAGCGGCAAGGCCGTGGTGCGAAAACTGCGCGCACAGGTCGACGTGCAGTCCGTGCAGCGCGAAGAGGGCGAGCTGCTGCGCAAGCTCGCGGCCGCCAACAAGAGCAAGGGGAGTTGCCTCTCGTGAAGAAGATCAAGGTGCTGTGCGTGGACGATTCGGCGCTGATCCGCAGCGTGATGACCGAGCTCATCAACAGCCAGAGCGACATGACGGTGGTCGGCACCGCCGCCGACCCGCTGGTGGCGCGCGACCTCATCAAGCAGACCAACCCGGATGTGCTGACGCTGGACGTCGAGATGCCGCGCATGGACGGACTCGAGTTCCTCGAGAAGCTGATGCGCCTGCGGCCGATGCCGGTGGTGATGGTGTCATCGCTGACCGAGCGCGGCTCCGAGATCGCCTTGCGTGCGCTGGAGCTCGGTGCAATCGACTTCGTCACCAAGCCGCGGCTGGGCGTGCGCGACGGGCTGATCCAGTACACCGAGCACATCGCCGGCAAGATCCGGGCCGCCGCCCAGGCGCGGCTGCTGCCGAGCCGCCCGGCGGCGGCGCTGCCGGCCGCCGGGAGCGCCCAGGAGCCGCTGCTGCGCAGTCCGCTGCTGTCGACCGAGAAGCTGATCATCATCGGCGCCTCCACCGGCGGCACCGAGGCCATCCGCGAGGTGCTGCAACCGCTGCCGCCCGACGCGCCGGCGGTGCTGATCGCGCAGCACATGCCGCCCGGCTTCACCCGCTCGTTCGCGCAGCGCCTCGACGGGCTGTGCCGCATCCATGTGAAGGAGGCCGAGCAAGGCGAGCGCGTGCTGCCGGGCTACGCCTACATCGCACCCGGCGGCTGGCACCTCGCGCTGGGCCGCAGCGGCGCCAACTACGTGGCCCAGCTCAACCAGGAGCCGCCGGTGAACCGCCATCGGCCCTCGATCGATGTGCTCTTCGACTCGGCGGCCCGGCATGCGGGCAAGAACGCGATCGGGATGATCCTCACCGGCATGGGCCGTGACGGCGCCGAGGGCCTGCTGCGCATGCGACAGGCGGGCGCCCACACCCTGTCGCAGGACGAGGCGAGCTGCGTCGTCTACGGCATGCCGCGCGAGGCCGTGCTGCTCGGTGCCGTGGACGAGGTGTCGCCCCTGAACGAGATAACCCGCCGCGTGCTCGCGCACCTGCGCACCTTCGGCGAACGCACCAACCGCGTGTGACGCCGGCTTGTATCTGAACCATTGAAGCTGGAGAAATCGTGATCGATAAGAGCATCAAAATCCTGGTCGTGGATGACTTCCCGACCATGCGCCGCATCGTGCGCAACCTGTTGAAGGAACTCGACTTCCTCAACGTCGACGAGGCCGAGGACGGTGCCGCCGGCATCGAGAAGCTGCGCGGAGGCGACTTCGGCTTCGTGGTGTCGGACTGGAACATGCCCAACATGGACGGCCTGACCATGCTGAAGGCCATCCGCGCCGACCCGGAGCTGGCCAAGCTGCCGGTGCTGATGGTCACGGCAGAGGCCAAGAAGGAGAACATCATCGCCGCGGCGCAGGCTGGCGCCAACGGCTATGTGGTCAAGCCCTTCACCGCGGCGACGCTCGAGGAAAAGCTCAACAAGATCTTCGAGAAGCTGCAAAAAGAGGCCGCCTGACATGAGCTCCAACACACAAGGCAACACGCATGACGAACTGCTGGGCCGCATCGGCCACCTGACGCGCCAGCTGCGCGAGGGCATGCGCGAGCTGGGCCTGGACAAGCAGGTCGAGCGCGCAGCGCAGGCCATTCCCGACGCGCGGGACCGCCTCAACTACGTGGCCGCCATGACGGAGCGGGCGGCGCATCGTGCGCTCAACGCCATCGACGTGGCGCAGCCGATGCAGGAGGCGCTATCGAACGGCGCGAAGGACCTGAGCGGGCGGTGGGACCAGTGGTTCGCCAACCCGATCGAGCTGGACCAGGCCCGCGGGCTGGTAATGGACACGCGCGGCTACCTGCAGCAGGTGCCGGAGCGCGCCAGCGCCATCAACTCGCAGTTGATGGAGATCATGATGGCGCAGGACTTCCAGGACCTGACGGGCCAGGTCATCAAGAAGATGATGGAAGTGGTCAACGAGGTCGAGACGCAGCTGCTGCAGGTGCTGATCGACAACTCGCCGATGGAAAAGCGGCCGGAGCTCGCCGTGGTTCAGGCCAACGGCTTGATGAATGGGCCGCAGATCAAGGCCGACAACCCCGATGCGGTGACGGATCAGTCGCAGGTGGATGACCTGTTGGCGAGCTTGGGGTTCTAGCGTCTGCGGACCCTGTCTCGCTCCGTCCCGGCGCGTCAAGGTAGTTGTCGCTCGTTCGAGCAGCCATCGACTGAATGTCGTTGGTGGCCGAATGCATCTTGATGATGGAGTCGCCTGGCCGCATCGAGATCGGCGAAGCCTTTGGCGGAAATTTTCCCGCTGACACCAGGTTGACTTGCTATTGCGGTCGATGCTCGCCAGAACGGCCTGCAATTCAACCTCGCGTCGCCTGCCAGAATGCTTCTCGTCTTTCGCAAAAATGAATGACCTCTTTCAGTACGAATTGTGAGTAACCCTACTTTTTATCACCTGGCCTGGTTATGCGGTCGAGAAGTGGGTCGTCTGGCGAAATTTTGTAATACCGTATCCAATCTTTGATTTGATCAGTCGATAAGTCGCTGACCCCAGAAATGGCAGATTGAAGATTGTTTAGAATATCCGAGGCGTCCTCCGTTTTTAATTCGCCGAATTTATGCCCTGATTCGGCTCGATATTCTCGAACGGCCTGATCGGCGAGCCTGTATGAACTGTTTTCCTTCCCCCAGAAAAAGAGCGCATCTTCGAATCTCGATCCTTCCCATTTGTTCGATCCAATCCCTCTTGCACAATCGTCTGAGAAAAGCACGGGAATTCCAGCCTGAACAAGGCCAGGTGTCATATCTTTTTGGTATTCATCAAAATCTTCCTGAACCCCGACGGTATTGCGCACGCACTCATTGGTATCGAAACCTGCAACGATTACAAAATCAGCAGCACGTACTTGTTCACGAAGCTCAGGATCTTCTAGTTTGTTGAGTGGACTTATCGAATAATAAGTGTGCGGAACACTGCCAACTGCCCTTTTCAGCTCTGGCTTCAGATCTGGCTGGGCTGGTCTTGTGCAAATTAGGACTTGCCCACCCAATTCCTTGACCTTATCGATCAGCGACAATTGATTTTTTGTGATCTGCTCATCGAAGTCGTTTCGATCCTCGCCGACTTCATCAATAAGCAATAACGTTGGCTTCAGCCCCTTCTCGCGTAAGGAATCAAGTGCACGATCGAGTTTCAAAGCTGGATACCCGTTTTCATCTTTAGCCAGGGTTGCATTCATAATGTGCAGCTTTTTTTCGCCTACCTCAAGAACATGGTTTGCTTCGCCAGCCTCAAAAGACGTTACTTCATTCGAGGTTTCATTTTCTGTTCCTCTGTATTCGTCTTTTTGTAAGCTGGCTGGATCGGCTTGCGTAAGTTCTATAAAAGCATTTTCATGAACTCGCCTGGCAAGCTCTAGCCTATAAGTCGCCCCGAATCCTGCTGCAGTTCGCGCCAGTCTACGCTCTTGATGACGGCTATTGATCCACTGCACTGGATGATCGGGGTTGAACATCTGATTGATCAAGCAGCCACGGAGATTCTTGAACCCTCGCACAATATTTTGTTCAACGTCTTTAACACCGCGGGCTGCTGCCTCACTGGTCGTCATTTCTTTCGTATATCGTGGGTGGCCTGATGGGATCATGGCTTTCTCCAATGATAAAAACGGGTCAAGAGTGGCTTTAAAGTCGCGGGAATAACCGCTTTACATTCCATTGCCGATGCCAAAGGAAGGAGATGTTGATGTGGTTGTAACGGCAAGTGGCGCCAAGTTCCCATTCACCCTGAAGATCACACAGGAGCATTGGAAAAATGCGCCGAAAGTCACAGTTCGGACCGACGCTTGGGATAGGCGCTGAAGACAGGTAAGTTGCCGCTGTATGATAGAAGTTCGATCCTGGAGGTATACAAATTGTCGCCTGATCAATTCCGCGAGCTATGCCGCAGCACCGCGAGGATACTTCAACTGGATCGGCCAGATGCATTATTCGATGACGACGGTGTGCACCTGGACGGAGTAAAGGTAGGACTTTTCCATGCTGAGGATTGGGATCGAGATGGAATTTTTTGCTACGCCGACCTTGGCTCCATCGATTCTTGTGCAGCAGCGCCGCAGCTGGCTGAAGAGATGCTCGCGCTCAATCTTGAGCTGGACTCTGGCTTGGGCGAGGTCATCGGCATAGAGCGACAAAGCCGTCATCTCGTTTTTCGCGCGCGGCTCGATAATGGGAGCAAACCACTGCGTGAAGCTGAA
Above is a window of Variovorax sp. RA8 DNA encoding:
- the cheD gene encoding chemoreceptor glutamine deamidase CheD; the encoded protein is MTAAAPGSVASHHYFDRDFDRMAVKLLPSEYYVTAADTVMTTVLGSCVAACLVDRDAGVAGMNHFMLPEDGEPGTRGQAESMRYGAYAMDVLIRELLRAGARRDRLQAKVFGGAAVLANMTTLNIGDRNADFVLRYLETERITVAAQDLRGPHARRVCLLPHSGKAVVRKLRAQVDVQSVQREEGELLRKLAAANKSKGSCLS
- a CDS encoding protein-glutamate methylesterase/protein-glutamine glutaminase — its product is MKKIKVLCVDDSALIRSVMTELINSQSDMTVVGTAADPLVARDLIKQTNPDVLTLDVEMPRMDGLEFLEKLMRLRPMPVVMVSSLTERGSEIALRALELGAIDFVTKPRLGVRDGLIQYTEHIAGKIRAAAQARLLPSRPAAALPAAGSAQEPLLRSPLLSTEKLIIIGASTGGTEAIREVLQPLPPDAPAVLIAQHMPPGFTRSFAQRLDGLCRIHVKEAEQGERVLPGYAYIAPGGWHLALGRSGANYVAQLNQEPPVNRHRPSIDVLFDSAARHAGKNAIGMILTGMGRDGAEGLLRMRQAGAHTLSQDEASCVVYGMPREAVLLGAVDEVSPLNEITRRVLAHLRTFGERTNRV
- the cheY gene encoding chemotaxis response regulator CheY, translating into MIDKSIKILVVDDFPTMRRIVRNLLKELDFLNVDEAEDGAAGIEKLRGGDFGFVVSDWNMPNMDGLTMLKAIRADPELAKLPVLMVTAEAKKENIIAAAQAGANGYVVKPFTAATLEEKLNKIFEKLQKEAA
- the cheZ gene encoding protein phosphatase CheZ, which gives rise to MSSNTQGNTHDELLGRIGHLTRQLREGMRELGLDKQVERAAQAIPDARDRLNYVAAMTERAAHRALNAIDVAQPMQEALSNGAKDLSGRWDQWFANPIELDQARGLVMDTRGYLQQVPERASAINSQLMEIMMAQDFQDLTGQVIKKMMEVVNEVETQLLQVLIDNSPMEKRPELAVVQANGLMNGPQIKADNPDAVTDQSQVDDLLASLGF
- a CDS encoding cysteine hydrolase; this encodes MIPSGHPRYTKEMTTSEAAARGVKDVEQNIVRGFKNLRGCLINQMFNPDHPVQWINSRHQERRLARTAAGFGATYRLELARRVHENAFIELTQADPASLQKDEYRGTENETSNEVTSFEAGEANHVLEVGEKKLHIMNATLAKDENGYPALKLDRALDSLREKGLKPTLLLIDEVGEDRNDFDEQITKNQLSLIDKVKELGGQVLICTRPAQPDLKPELKRAVGSVPHTYYSISPLNKLEDPELREQVRAADFVIVAGFDTNECVRNTVGVQEDFDEYQKDMTPGLVQAGIPVLFSDDCARGIGSNKWEGSRFEDALFFWGKENSSYRLADQAVREYRAESGHKFGELKTEDASDILNNLQSAISGVSDLSTDQIKDWIRYYKISPDDPLLDRITRPGDKK
- a CDS encoding CesT family type III secretion system chaperone, translated to MSPDQFRELCRSTARILQLDRPDALFDDDGVHLDGVKVGLFHAEDWDRDGIFCYADLGSIDSCAAAPQLAEEMLALNLELDSGLGEVIGIERQSRHLVFRARLDNGSKPLREAEVAEQLRSYAALANELYQTVLADLSRPAQHTA